TGAATAGAATAACACACTGTATCTGGTAATTAAATCTCTTTTTCATCAGCTCCCtttagacaaacacacacagtcacttttTAATAGGCCTCCTCCCATCAGTGTGCTGCATACTGTGATGAGAGCTCTGCACAATGTATTGAAGTTCTATTTCATGCAGTCCCAAAGCTGACATGATGTCATGTGCCACCCTGACATGAAAGCTGAAATGCCCGAAGTGTCTTTGAAACTGCAGGCTTAGAGGATAAAGAGtgacaggtaaaaaaaaaaaaatatatatattataacaaGAGTGACAAGATAATAAACATGAAAAGTCCAGGAACATCCACTGTTTAGAGAGACAATAGGGAAGAAAGAGCCGAGGAAATGAGTAGAGAAAGAcgagtagtagtagtagaataCAACGAGAGAAATGCAAATAGAAGGAGGTGAAAGTGAACTTGTAATTTTAATCTTCATTCTTTATCtacatctgaaaaataaaatctgagaCTGTTTCTAACAGGATGGTTCTTGGGTCCAGAAGTGGATTCTTTTGGGGAAAAACCCCCGAGATAAATGAAAAGGCCCCATTCTTTCTACCTGGATGAAGAGTTAGCTGTTGCTGGTTGAGGATTAGATATAAGTTTGGATTTTTCAGTTCTACAACTCTTGCTTGAAATGTGGATTTCTAGTAGCTCTCATACCAATGTCCTTAGGCCCAAACACGTGGTAAAGTACAGGTTTATTCACAGTTAATGTGATTCATTACCAAGGTTGTTTTTAGGTGAAAGTGACCATTACCATCTCTTGGTGGAATGATTGCATTTtaactttcacaataaaaagtTAAAGCAGATAAAGTACGCTAGAATTGCTGCCTTGAGGTTGTATATCTCTGCCAAtcagtcaagttgcagtttacatctgtgtgtgtgtgtgtgtgtgtgtgtgtgtgtgtgtgtgtgtgtgtgtgtgtgtgtgtgtgtgtgtgtgtgtgtgtgtgtgtgtgtgtgtgtgtgtgtgtgtgtgtgtgtgtgtgtgtgtgtgtgtgtgtgtgtgctgaaggaatttaataaaaggtaTAAAGTTTATTAGACTATTAGATTAAATTTCCTGAATGAAATTAGGTGTagttaaattaaatgaaattcaCCCAATTAAATTGAGTTGAATTAATTCAATTgtattaaaacaatgaaatatttaaattaaattaattccatgaattaattgtgtgtgtgtgtaaaatataatgtatgCACACAAATACGCTACCCTgtcaaaatcaaataaagtcATCAAAATATTTCATTCGTGCTTCTAATGCAAatacatttcagacattttagtGTTCAAATGAATGGTTGATGAATGGTTCCATTGGTTTAATAACAAACTTTTAGTTAAGCTTGATTGGGTTTCACAATAACCTAAATATGTgcatttacaataataataattgcatgaaccattttaattttattttcattgagcTCATATATGGGATTGACTAGACTTGGTCATGAATCCAGCCAACTGCGAATGAACCTGCACTTTTGCAGGTTTAGGCTTTGTTGCTATGAAAACAGCTACAGATACATTTGTAGCCAACGCTGAACTGAAAAATCCACACTTGAGTCAAATCCCCAACAATCAGATCAGGTTTGTTCAGTTATTTACAAAGGAGATGAGACATACtcagctcaacaacaacaaacccaTAACATGTAGAGCTGAAACATaacattagatttttattaattcaaGCAAACTGTTACAGTCAACAGTTACATAAGTTACATGGTATACAGTATTGAtctaatctttttctttttttaaaccaggGTTTCTGTCCCCCCGTCCCTTTGTCCCCCAAACATAGAAACAGCAAATCCATACAAGCGCAGGCAAGTAAGTAGTAACAGCACAATACATTCATCAACTCAACGATACGTTTTGTACGAACAATAAGGCAAGTAgaagaaagaacaaacaaacaaacagaaaaagatggcagacattttctttgaaatgaGCCAGAACAAGGCATGATGTATCCTCCTCTTTTAGGCCTGAAAAGGCAGTATCCCGCAGATTTTATTCTTTTGCTGCTGTAGAACCAAACGAGGTAAGGCTTCTCGTTAGTGGGCAGGTACACGGTAAAGGGGGATCTGAGGGAAAAGCTGCCTTCTGTAGTTTTGAGTGGTTTGTACCTTATCATGGGTACCTTCTCAAAATTTTTCCTCGGCACACTGAATATTAATTAGGGACAATAAGAGAGGCAGGAAATCTGATGTACATCTACAGCATCTAATCACTTCCAGTGTCCATATCTGTGGCAAATAACGTAACGAGCTCATCATACTAAAAACCCATGGCTCAGTGTTTATCTTAGACATTGCCTGATGTCAACATGAGCGTTTGTGGTTCCTTAGAACCTGGACAGACGAAAAAGCTCAATCTCTTGGCATACATTTCCCTGGGGTAAAGGTTAGATGTAAGTGGATGGATATGCACACACGTTGCCAAAGGCGGCCATATGCTTCCCCGTCCTCATTTTCAACCATACAACAATCATCACATGACATACCAACACAATCTTTTGCTTGTTCTTAGTGGTAAAGTCAGTCCTGATAacgagagagaaaacaaaaacgaCCCAGCTGGTGTTCATACTGAGTGACCATTCGTGTAGAGGTCACTATCGGCAACTACTGGCCTATTAAAACCGCAAATGTTTCAGCAGAAAAGGGTAAATGAAAGAcgataaaataaaacagcattCATTCGATGCCATGTTCAGCCACCAGGTGGCAAAACTGTGTTGGAGAACTAAAGATAGATGCAACATGCctccatttttttccttttttttttaatattgatgtacagataagaaaaacaaaaacaagtggttcttcaaaaaagttattttcatgtATAACAATAGTAAACATGGGGGATTCCATTGTAGGAAATCCAGCTGAAACAAGGTTGTGTGGTTGTGCAGAAAAGAATGAATGCAAAAAACTTGGAACACTAGAAAGACGGACGAGGGCGACGTGGAGACTCGTCTGATCACAAACCACAACGAGACAGAGATATGATGAGATAAAAAAGCTTGACAGAGAAAAAGTGGGAAACACTGATGTTCCTCTTCTTTCCGGAATAGAAAGGACTCTTTGATGGCGAGGTGTGGAGTGCAggcttttttttggggggggggggggcacctgAACATGTTTGTCCTCTTCTGCCACGGCTGCTTTTTTCCAtctccatcactccatccagTCTCCTTCGTCAAACTCAGACTCGTCCTCGGAGTCGGAGTACTCCACAGCGATGCGGCGTGACAGGATGGTGGCCACATCATTGCCAACTCGCTCGTGTTTAGCCTCTTGCTCTCGTTGCTCCTCCACTTTTCGCAGCTGTATGCCTGCGCAGGAAAATAGAGACAAAGACTTCAGTTTCTGATGGCTTACAAAAGTATAATGTAATTGTTCTGAAAAAGTATAACTTGAACATACACAACCCTCTTATCGGCTGAAATGACAAAGTAGGACAGAGAAAATTCCCTGATCAAGTTCAATCTTCCAAGTTGTCTGAACATCGGTCCCAAACTCaaacatattcaatttactatccTATATGTCTcagaaaatctgcaaatattcagatttgagcagctggaaccagtgaattttttgtgtttttgattaaaaaaaagaaatttgacaaataattcattatcaagaaattttgtaaaataatttaatgacaATCAACCAACTGATTCTTCAACTACATATTTCTGGTGCAATTTTATAGATTTGATGCATttcttaacctcctaagacctgagctctattctttgctatataggctgattgggacctgagaaaaatgatgtccacatatgaggacattagttttaaatttcgattactgagtggcagtataatatcctcatatgtggtcaccaggcccttgttgagaaaaagttagtattgtggtctagagaacccaaaatgtgaggtccacatatgtggacgccaggtcctaggaggttaaattaATTTTGGCGTCCAAAAGGCACATGCAGAATCAAACTTaggaacaaaatacaaacttcCTCCCGAACTGCCAGCATGGGCCTCCCATCCACGACTCTTCTGGCTGGGGAAGGTTTCAAACATTTCTGGTAAAACATCACCCACCTTTTCTGATAGCCTCCAACAGGACACTGCGTGCATCGCTGATGGGCGGCAGATTGGCTGGATGGTGCCTCTTGGTCCCCACATCGTGGATGGCGTGGGGTGGCGGCGAGGCCATGGCTCCTGCTGAGGGGAAGGCCGGCACAGGTGGCGGGCCTGATGGACACGGTGAGGAGCTCCGCGCTCCGGGGAGGGGCAGAGGGGGAGGCGGTGGGGGAGGAGGCAGGATGGTGCCATCTGACTGGGTCCCAGAGCCCATGGGTGGGCCCTTGTCCAGGACCTGCTGGAGACGGGCCggggaggaggagtggaggggagGCGCCACGGGCGGAGGGGCCGGGTGGAGCACCCCTGGGGCGATCTGGAGAGGAGCAGGGGGCGGCGGGATGGCTGGGGGCTGCTGCTGGACTGGCAGGGGAGGaattggaggaggaggggtgccCCGCAGGCCTGTGGAGGGcaagggaggaggtggagggggaagagggggaggcggaggaggaggagtgttggAGTTGAGGCCTGCTGTCCGGGCTGGAGACTGGGGTCTGCTGTCGGAAAAACCCGAACTGGAgctggagggaagaagagggagagagagaaagaaagatgatgaTGGGAAATAGAGCTGAAAAGTTAGTCAgacaaaaagttaaaataaatgaaaagtgtgACGTTACACATTTCCTTGTTATACAGGCCAATGCTGACTCTTTATTTCCACTGCTTCTACAAGGATTATCAATGACTGAGGGTACTTTCATTTTGCCGGGGAtgcagctttagcctcagtATGATATCACGTCTGAAGTGTAATGACTAAAGGGGGCAGGGCTCAGTGGACTGTCAACTCACGAGTATTATTGAAGGAGTGAAGATCAAGATTATATTCTTCAGTTTTGCTCAACAACATCAAAAATTAAGTGCTCCATTAGTTCATAAGACAAATAGTTtcttttcaattaaaaatgtgcagcagtGCATCAGACTCGGCCGCTGCGCAACATGTTCACACAGGCTGAGACTGGTGGAAGTCATAATCATACACACAGTGGCTTTTTCAAATTGCAGTGTTGCCAGAGAGGTTTAGAAGTTTGGCTGGAGTGATGATGGCGCCGTAGGGGGTCCTTAACTCTTCCACCTGTCCTTGTAATATACAGGAAATCCTAGTATGACAAAGAATGTCTGCCTGAAAAGATGCTGCATATCAGGGAGAAGTATTGAAGTCCCAGAGCAGCTAACTCATACATTAAACAGAGTATTGGCCGTTCACTGATGCTGAAGCTGTGTGGGTGTATCAAGCCCTTAACCAGGACACTGCAACACAAAGGCCGACACAATTTTCTTCCTACAGAGAAAATTGCTGCCGACAAAAAGCGCAacgagagagagaagagtgtgGAAAATAATGTGTTGAGTATTTCCTCCGAGCACGCTCGAGGCTGTGTCTGTATCAATATCTACACAATGCTCTACATTAAATGTGGAGAAGATTTGAGAGGTGGTAAAGTGAGAAAATTAGATGTGGAACATGGTGATAGTGAGTTATAAAAGGAAGAGAGACACCAGCATATGAAAAGGTCAGAAAAGGAttgaaaagtaaatgtaaagaagaagaaaaagaacgGGGGACAGGCAAAGGCGGGGATGGACAGGATTTTGAGAGTAAGAAGAGACAAGAGCTGCAAGGACttctgaaaaaaatcaatgataTTCCTCTAGTGCTGCAGCCACAGCCTTAATCATTCTCTCTGATCTCTCCATCCCTTCAAAcagtgacatgcagcaaaagtgtgaagcagaaaaacaacctATAATACGCTCAGTGGCCTTAACACTTTATTGATCCGGCCCTTCTCGGagccttttcctttttccttcctctttggTCCACAAAAcctccatctatccatccatctatcattTTATtcatccctccttctctgtgtttctctgctaaGCTCTAACAGAGTGAAAAAGCTTCATCTtcttaaacaaaataaacactcacaaaaaaGAAACGTACGGCCAATCGATCcataagaggaaaaaaaaacaagacatgaatgaaacaaagagaATAGCAGTTTTGTGTGTGCGCTCGTGAACCAGAGACAAGGTGAAAGAGCATTTACAAATAACTCTTGACACTTGAATCTGCTTGGAACTCTTTTATCTCAGAGCTACTTTCTGTAGAACACCCATTGCTATTAcaactttttagtttttctttgcaAAACCATAAAGTAATAACTAAGGTTTCTGAGGGGACATGAAACTGAGgttatgtgtgtgaatgtgtgtgtgtggtttcctGTCCCACCTGATCACAGAGGGTGGCTTGATCTCTCCCAGTGGGTGCATGGGAGGAGGTGGCGGTGGAGGGTCATGGGGCCGCGAATACATTCTGTCCCCGGTACGGTTCAGCAGCTCGTTCATCTGGCTGTAGGGCAGCGCCGCCAGCGAGAAATGCCCGTCCAAATGCTCCATGTACAAGGGAGCCCTGAGCAGAGAGTtacgttttcattttctcacttgTCCTTGACTCgtcttatgtttttattcttctggTTTTTTGGGTTGAATGATTGTTTTTATGCTGGTGCACGAATCCTCCTTTTCTCTCGTAAGGTAAACatgagcaaaataaataatctaaacAAAATATCAGACAAGACTAGAGCCCACGGTTCCCAACTGTTTCAGAGAAGTTGAGCCCACCATCCATCACTTGTACACGCTTTATTTTAGCCTTCATCAAAAACTACTTCATTTTTAATTGCTCACACCAGCTGGGTTTGATCTGGTGCCttgcatattttttatttttttttacctaagaataaatgcaaatgtgccatagctacaaaaaaaaaaaacctggtgTAATGCTATGGCAGTGCTGCTCTGCGCATTTATCCATCATGCAAACCTTAGCATGCACTCATGAAATCCATCCTCATCTACGCTTGGAGAAAGGATTTTGTGACAGCTGTTCATGGCACTGACAAAACCAAGAAAACCGCCAATTTGCATAAAATCTTTTCTTATTCATCACATTGACTGGCAGGGAAATTACTGAATATGAGTGGCATTGGAGCTTTGAGCCACAATAAATGCAATCACAACTGTGAGGGGGACCTTAATCATTTGGTGTTGTAGCTGCGTTTTCCTCGGTGCCAGTGAAGTGTAAATTGCAAGAACCCGTTCTCGGTGGAGTGGGCACAATTTATTTTTGTCGATGGAGGGATGACATCCTGCTGACAAATCAATGTTTACCCAATCAGCACTGTTGAAGCTCATTGAGATTTTAAATGAGATGTTCTACGGTTTCCAAGAAGTATGTGCATGTGAGTTTGACACCTGTAACACACCTAAAGAATTTTAGCATGATAACACTCATTTCCGACTATGAGATGTGTGATGAATACCGAACCTCCACCTTCACATACCGGTTGTTGTGGTAACCCGCAGATCCGTtggcctctctgtgtttgtcttcaggTATGTCCTGGGCCAGCTCTGCACCCAGTGCCAGCTTCTGCCACTCCTTTTTACGGTCGTGAGGCGCCCGCGGTACCTTCTCCGGCTCCTGTGGACGGTCTATCGCCTTCAGCTTCGCCAGAGGAGGGTGATGAGGTGGCAGAATGAGACGACGGTGATGATGGTGCGGGACGAGAGGGTTAGAGGGAAGAGGCGGAAGATGGTGAGAGTCAAACGGAGGATGAGCCCACGAGAGATAGTTtgggggatggagagagagaacatagtgaagggagagagaaggtaAGATTAGCTGCTGTTAAATACATTTCATGTCATCctatatgaaaaaaacatatagtGACATAACAACAGTGACTGCCTGTTACACTACAACAACAGGAAAAGGTGAGTCagatttaaaagtaaaatgagaaacacgagtaaaagaaacaatgacTGTCAAGTAGAACACCAGACATATAATCCAATCCAAATTTTAAACATGGGTCTCAGTTGCCCCCTCTGGCTGTTTTCTGTTACTAAATACTGCTACATCCACATAAATACCAAAGCCTTCCTCTTAAACAACTCACTTTCATTTTACGTGGCAGCTATAATCAAATCGCCTGAGAGATGTCTATCCATCTTAAACTAGGGGATGTGGACTTGACAGTGTATTGAACTAGCTCTCTGAAgacacaacagttttttttttttttgtttttcgttTTTTAAGGAGAAGCAtttcacagaaaagaaaatatgtcaTACAAGCTTGGGAACAGGGAGTGCTCAGTGACTGACCAAATCAAATCATCGTAGTGCATGTAACTTTATCGAAAGCATGGAACTTAGAAAAGTAGCACAAGCAATAAAGTgacaatttgaaaacattttttatatattgcaACAACGATAATCTCATGTCCATCATCAAACAGCACTCCCTGCCTCCCAGACTTCAGCATGACTGACTTTCAACACACACTTTACAGGGTTGCAAAGAAACTGAGCAGCGAGCTGCTGTAGCAGAaatcacacacagtgttttgaaATAATCGCTGTATTTTCACATACCTGCCCTGGAAGGTCTAAGTACCTATAGACCTGATCATACATGCGGGGGTCCTGCAActacaagaacaaaaacaaaaaccacaagaGAAGCACcaggggtgaggggaggggggttcaAAAAAATCAACACGGCACAGGATTGAGCGTAACACCGCTGCACACAGTCAACAGGGACAAAAACAGAGTGGGCGGTGAGAGCAAGTGGGACAAAAGGgaaagaggggaaaagaaaagtgctgttaaacagaaaatgacaacgTGCACAGCCCCGGGGACGTCACAATGCAGGTGGGACACAGTGGCGCACAtggtccaacacacacagacacacacacacacacacacacacacatacacactggcaacagtgaaaacagaaaggaGACTCAGGTAGAAAGGGAGAGATCTCACTGGAATGGGAGGACAAACTACAAAGGTGTGTTTCTATATGTGGGAAAGACTTTCAAACCTACAACGACAACAACACACGCTGAagaatgaaatgcaaaacaaacacaaaacatgcaaGAGTTGACCCAAAATAACACATGGCAGATTGTGGCACAAGGAAGACACTAAAATGAAGAAGGGGCATTTCACAGTGTAACTAAATACTGATATGCATGAAAAGGCCTTCTCAGTCAGTTGAGTTATCCTGAACCACCTTATGCATTCATATTAGTAAATGATTTGCAATCCTGGCATAAACAgttcatttgaaaacacattgtCTACCTGTATTAGTACATATTTTAAGGATAAGGATGGAGATGGTGttattctatgtttttctttatgtccACAAATCCATGACAAGACTAACAACAGCAATGCATCAACAATACTCTGACTTCCCCGGCCTGCCTGCGGCACTCGGCGTCAAGCCCACTGCTTCATACTGAAGATGTGAATCCTcaaaaacaggtcacaaatttatggtttcatttttttgtaaaggTCATAAATATTTCCTAAACCAGCTGGGTATTGTAGATTTCTAAAACtggagtaaatagtgcatttgtcaGTGTCCATGTTTGTGATAATGAATAAccatgtcacccagtgcaacagtgtggctagtttatgtgtttttaatagtttttgggaGAGCTCTGgcacacagaggaataagccATGTCAGGCTTTGGCTACAGACTCAATACTTTTCAATGAATTcattgctggttttggtcttttcatgtgatttgttAATATGAagcaaaatatataacattGCCAGACATATCCTTTAAGGGTAGGTTATTAGCTTAGAAAGGAAAGATTTGTGGTTATTAATAAATCAGGTATGAAGCAAACTGTGTTACACTgtggataaaataaaacttattctacaaaaaaacacacaacattttcCCCTGTTGACTTCCTAGCTTCTGAGGAATCAAACAATTA
The window above is part of the Seriola aureovittata isolate HTS-2021-v1 ecotype China chromosome 19, ASM2101889v1, whole genome shotgun sequence genome. Proteins encoded here:
- the wasf1 gene encoding actin-binding protein WASF1 isoform X5 is translated as MPLVKRTIEPRHLCHTVLPRNIKNELECVTNISLANVIRQLSSLSKYAEDLFGELFNEAHSFSFRVNSLQERVDRLSISVTQLDPKEEELSLQDITMRKAFRSSTIQDQQLFDRTSLPIPLQETFQTCEQPPPLNILTPYRDDGKEGLKFYTNPSYFFDLWREKMLQDTEDKRKERRKQKLEMPYLVCPKGPIRVLSETPPPLLSPPELQDPRMYDQVYRYLDLPGQLKAIDRPQEPEKVPRAPHDRKKEWQKLALGAELAQDIPEDKHREANGSAGYHNNRSSSGFSDSRPQSPARTAGLNSNTPPPPPPPLPPPPPPLPSTGLRGTPPPPIPPLPVQQQPPAIPPPPAPLQIAPGVLHPAPPPVAPPLHSSSPARLQQVLDKGPPMGSGTQSDGTILPPPPPPPPLPLPGARSSSPCPSGPPPVPAFPSAGAMASPPPHAIHDVGTKRHHPANLPPISDARSVLLEAIRKGIQLRKVEEQREQEAKHERVGNDVATILSRRIAVEYSDSEDESEFDEGDWME
- the wasf1 gene encoding actin-binding protein WASF1 isoform X2 — translated: MPLVKRTIEPRHLCHTVLPRNIKNELECVTNISLANVIRQLSSLSKYAEDLFGELFNEAHSFSFRVNSLQERVDRLSISVTQLDPKEEELSLQDITMRKAFRSSTIQDQQLFDRTSLPIPLQETFQTCEQPPPLNILTPYRDDGKEGLKFYTNPSYFFDLWREKMLQDTEDKRKERRKQKGPIRVLSETPPPLLSPPELQDPRMYDQVYRYLDLPGQLKAIDRPQEPEKVPRAPHDRKKEWQKLALGAELAQDIPEDKHREANGSAGYHNNRAPLYMEHLDGHFSLAALPYSQMNELLNRTGDRMYSRPHDPPPPPPPMHPLGEIKPPSVISSSSGFSDSRPQSPARTAGLNSNTPPPPPPPLPPPPPPLPSTGLRGTPPPPIPPLPVQQQPPAIPPPPAPLQIAPGVLHPAPPPVAPPLHSSSPARLQQVLDKGPPMGSGTQSDGTILPPPPPPPPLPLPGARSSSPCPSGPPPVPAFPSAGAMASPPPHAIHDVGTKRHHPANLPPISDARSVLLEAIRKGIQLRKVEEQREQEAKHERVGNDVATILSRRIAVEYSDSEDESEFDEGDWME
- the wasf1 gene encoding actin-binding protein WASF1 isoform X1: MPLVKRTIEPRHLCHTVLPRNIKNELECVTNISLANVIRQLSSLSKYAEDLFGELFNEAHSFSFRVNSLQERVDRLSISVTQLDPKEEELSLQDITMRKAFRSSTIQDQQLFDRTSLPIPLQETFQTCEQPPPLNILTPYRDDGKEGLKFYTNPSYFFDLWREKMLQDTEDKRKERRKQKLEMPYLVCPKGPIRVLSETPPPLLSPPELQDPRMYDQVYRYLDLPGQLKAIDRPQEPEKVPRAPHDRKKEWQKLALGAELAQDIPEDKHREANGSAGYHNNRAPLYMEHLDGHFSLAALPYSQMNELLNRTGDRMYSRPHDPPPPPPPMHPLGEIKPPSVISSSSGFSDSRPQSPARTAGLNSNTPPPPPPPLPPPPPPLPSTGLRGTPPPPIPPLPVQQQPPAIPPPPAPLQIAPGVLHPAPPPVAPPLHSSSPARLQQVLDKGPPMGSGTQSDGTILPPPPPPPPLPLPGARSSSPCPSGPPPVPAFPSAGAMASPPPHAIHDVGTKRHHPANLPPISDARSVLLEAIRKGIQLRKVEEQREQEAKHERVGNDVATILSRRIAVEYSDSEDESEFDEGDWME
- the wasf1 gene encoding actin-binding protein WASF1 isoform X4 — protein: MPLVKRTIEPRHLCHTVLPRNIKNELECVTNISLANVIRQLSSLSKYAEDLFGELFNEAHSFSFRVNSLQERVDRLSISVTQLDPKEEELSLQDITMRKAFRSSTIQDQQLFDRTSLPIPLQETFQTCEQPPPLNILTPYRDDGKEGLKFYTNPSYFFDLWREKMLQDTEDKRKERRKQKLKAIDRPQEPEKVPRAPHDRKKEWQKLALGAELAQDIPEDKHREANGSAGYHNNRAPLYMEHLDGHFSLAALPYSQMNELLNRTGDRMYSRPHDPPPPPPPMHPLGEIKPPSVISSSSGFSDSRPQSPARTAGLNSNTPPPPPPPLPPPPPPLPSTGLRGTPPPPIPPLPVQQQPPAIPPPPAPLQIAPGVLHPAPPPVAPPLHSSSPARLQQVLDKGPPMGSGTQSDGTILPPPPPPPPLPLPGARSSSPCPSGPPPVPAFPSAGAMASPPPHAIHDVGTKRHHPANLPPISDARSVLLEAIRKGIQLRKVEEQREQEAKHERVGNDVATILSRRIAVEYSDSEDESEFDEGDWME
- the wasf1 gene encoding actin-binding protein WASF1 isoform X3 — its product is MPLVKRTIEPRHLCHTVLPRNIKNELECVTNISLANVIRQLSSLSKYAEDLFGELFNEAHSFSFRVNSLQERVDRLSISVTQLDPKEEELSLQDITMRKAFRSSTIQDQQLFDRTSLPIPLQETFQTCEQPPPLNILTPYRDDGKEGLKFYTNPSYFFDLWREKMLQDTEDKRKERRKQKLQDPRMYDQVYRYLDLPGQLKAIDRPQEPEKVPRAPHDRKKEWQKLALGAELAQDIPEDKHREANGSAGYHNNRAPLYMEHLDGHFSLAALPYSQMNELLNRTGDRMYSRPHDPPPPPPPMHPLGEIKPPSVISSSSGFSDSRPQSPARTAGLNSNTPPPPPPPLPPPPPPLPSTGLRGTPPPPIPPLPVQQQPPAIPPPPAPLQIAPGVLHPAPPPVAPPLHSSSPARLQQVLDKGPPMGSGTQSDGTILPPPPPPPPLPLPGARSSSPCPSGPPPVPAFPSAGAMASPPPHAIHDVGTKRHHPANLPPISDARSVLLEAIRKGIQLRKVEEQREQEAKHERVGNDVATILSRRIAVEYSDSEDESEFDEGDWME